One genomic segment of Ricinus communis isolate WT05 ecotype wild-type chromosome 5, ASM1957865v1, whole genome shotgun sequence includes these proteins:
- the LOC8284215 gene encoding uncharacterized protein LOC8284215, producing MNPQSQGTSSSSPADPPLKRKRGRPRKDESMVQGENMPATATPSADSLKKNKQSVGTAGAVSDEMVGKVVSGVIEGSFDAGYLLKVKVGDTETHLRGVVFLPGRFTPITASNDVAPEAKMYRRTEMPIPVPTRPSQVPGPVPSSEERDKQPVELQHLAPINQVKSLSSELQSSVPLAQENQPSSNMLPLIDNLPPMSTTKSSLGGGVASQQILESVTGSQSASVMANMGHEKVTGRNDMLKEFEASLTELPNVNVEATEQSKAMPHSAPPIHSFPGSGTINPEQEIQPQIVSNNFKPSQVCDGVKIPNLEHNHVPVITEPGIMSTEPFGTKVWAEKQASPKKVEPPELPVKIFSGTDATQLNGRPISHAPKITNAETDSAPSTGLPAILFEREAIPSEPKLTSEGSSLQRMIEPQLCNSGGPNITKEDSDSAPVTGLPVMLFEREAIPSECKLGIDGPVLPRMTEPQLCISPGVSNSMDCNLKDAIPPTES from the coding sequence ATGAACCCACAGAGTCAAGGAACTAGCTCTTCTTCTCCAGCGGACCCCCCGTTGAAGCGCAAACGTGGACGTCCTCGTAAGGATGAGAGCATGGTACAGGGGGAGAACATGCCTGCAACTGCAACTCCTTCAGCTGACagtttgaagaaaaataaacagtCTGTGGGAACGGCTGGTGCTGTTAGTGACGAAATGGTAGGTAAAGTGGTTTCTGGTGTCATTGAGGGCTCATTTGATGCTGGGTATCTTCTTAAAGTTAAGGTAGGAGATACTGAAACTCATCTGAGGGGTGTTGTGTTTCTACCGGGCAGATTTACTCCCATCACAGCCTCAAATGATGTGGCTCCAGAAGCAAAAATGTATAGAAGAACAGAAATGCCAATACCAGTACCAACTAGACCAAGTCAAGTCCCTGGTCCTGTTCCTTCATCAGAAGAAAGAGATAAGCAACCTGTTGAGCTACAACACCTTGCACCAATAAATCAAGTCAAAAGCTTATCATCTGAACTTCAGTCCAGTGTTCCGCTTGCTCAGGAAAACCAACCTTCTTCCAATATGCTTCCTTTGATTGATAACCTGCCACCTATGAGTACCACAAAATCTTCCTTGGGAGGTGGAGTTGCATCACAGCAAATTCTGGAGTCAGTAACTGGAAGCCAATCTGCCTCTGTTATGGCAAATATGGGGCATGAAAAAGTAACTGGGCGAAATGATATGCTGAAAGAATTTGAAGCTTCATTAACAGAACTTCCTAATGTGAATGTGGAGGCAACTGAGCAATCAAAAGCAATGCCACATTCTGCGCCTCCTATTCATAGTTTTCCTGGCAGCGGAACTATTAATCCTGAGCAGGAAATCCAACCTCAAATTGTAAGTAACAACTTCAAGCCAAGTCAGGTTTGTGACGGAGTAAAAATTCCTAATCTTGAGCATAACCATGTTCCTGTAATCACTGAACCCGGAATTATGTCCACTGAACCATTTGGAACAAAAGTGTGGGCAGAGAAACAGGCTTCTCCAAAGAAAGTTGAACCACCAGAGCTTCCTGTGAAAATCTTTAGTGGAACTGACGCAACCCAGTTAAATGGGAGGCCTATAAGTCATGCACCTAAGATTACAAATGCAGAAACAGATTCTGCTCCATCAACCGGCCTTCCAGCAATACTGTTTGAGAGAGAAGCTATTCCATCTGAACCCAAGCTTACCAGTGAAGGATCTTCTCTACAAAGGATGATTGAACCCCAGCTGTGTAATTCTGGTGGCCCGAACATCACGAAGGAAGATTCTGATTCTGCACCAGTGACCGGCTTGCCTGTGATGCTGTTTGAGAGAGAAGCTATTCCATCTGAGTGCAAGCTTGGTATTGATGGACCTGTTCTTCCTAGAATGACCGAGCCTCAGTTGTGCATCTCTCCAGGTGTGAGCAATAGTATGGATTGTAACTTAAAGGATGCAATTCCTCCAACAGAATCTTAG
- the LOC8284214 gene encoding UPF0051 protein ABCI8, chloroplastic, which produces MASLLANGISRFSPQPISDSAKLHKPFSLPLKPAFNKAPKPANFVKIRADVGFDSKTRNTDSGNNISTSTTSSDDKIREILRNRDYDKKFGFTMDIDSYSIPKGLSEETIRLISSLKEEPDWMLEFRLNAFEKFLKLKEPKWSDNRYPSIDFQDICYYSAPKKKPTLNSLDEADPELLMYFDRLGVPLNERNRLANVAVDAVLDSVSIATTHRQTLEKAGVIFCSISEAIKEYPDLVRKYLGRVVPSEDNYYAALNSAVFSDGSFCYIPKDTKCPMQISTYFRINAMETGQFERTLIVADDRSFVEYLEGCTAPSYDTNQLHAAVVELYCAEGAEIKYSTVQNWYAGDEEGRGGIYNFVTKRGLCSGDRSKISWTQVETGSAITWKYPSVVLEGDDTVGEFYSVALTNNYQQADTGTKMIHKGKNTRSRIISKGISAGNSRNCYRGLVQIQSKAENARNLSQCDSMLIGDTAAANTYPYIQVKNPTARVEHEASTSKIGEDQLFYFQQRGIDYEKAMAAMISGFCQDVFNELPDEFGAEVNQLMSLKLEGSVG; this is translated from the exons ATGGCTTCTCTGTTAGCTAACGGTATTTCTCGCTTTTCTCCACAACCCATTTCGGATTCAGCTAAACTACACAAACCCTTTTCGCTTCCTCTTAAACCTGCCTTTAACAAAGCCCCAAAACCGGCTAATTTTGTCAAGATCCGAGCTGATGTCGGGTTTGATTCCAAGACCCGAAATACAGATTCAGGTAATAATATTTCAACTTCAACAACTAGTTCTGATGATAAAATCCGTGAAATTCTCCGTAATCGTGATTACGACAAGAAATTTGGTTTTACTATGGATATTGATTCATATTCAATCCCTAAGGGACTTTCTGAGGAAACAATTAGGTTAATTTCTTCGCTTAAAGAAGAACCTGATTGGATGCTTGAATTTAGATTAAATGCTTTTGAGAAATTCTTGAAATTGAAAGAGCCCAAATGGTCTGATAATCGTTACCCATCAATTGATTTTCAAGATATCTGTTATTATTCAGCTCCTAAAAAGAAACCAACTTTGAATAGCCTTGATGAAGCTGACCCTGAACTACTTATGTATTTTGATAGACTTGGTGTTCCTTTGAATGAAAGGAATAGATTGGCTAATGTTGCTGTTGATGCTGTTCTGGATAGTGTTTCAATAGCTACTACTCATAGGCAGACTTTAGAGAAAGCTGGTGTTATTTTTTGTTCTATATCCGAGGCCATCAAGGAGTATCCTGATTTGGTGAGGAAGTATTTGGGGAGAGTTGTGCCTAGTGAGGATAATTATTACGCTGCTCTGAATTCTGCTGTTTTCAGTGATGGGTCTTTTTGTTATATACCAAAGGATACAAAGTGTCCCATGCAGATTTCTACTTATTTTAGGATTAATGCTATGGAAACGGGACAGTTTGAGAGGACTTTGATTGTTGCTGATGATAGGAGTTTTGTGGAGTATTTAGAAGGGTGCACTGCACCATCTTATGATACAAACCAGCTTCATGCAGCCGTAGTTGAGTTGTACTGTGCTGAAGGTGCTGAGATTAAGTACTCAACAGTGCAGAACTGGTATGCTGGTGACGAGGAAGGAAGGGGCGGGATTTACAATTTTGTTACAAAGCGAGGACTTTGCTCTGGGGATAGGTCTAAGATATCCTGGACTCAGGTGGAGACAGGTTCTGCAATTACTTGGAAGTACCCCAGTGTCGTTTTAGAGGGGGATGATACTGTCGGAGAGTTCTATTCTGTTGCTTTGACTAATAATTATCAGCAGGCGGATACAGGGACAAAGATGATACACAAGGGAAAGAATACAAGGAGTCGAATTATTTCAAAGGGTATATCAGCTGGAAATTCTAGAAACTGTTATAGGGGACTTGTTCAGATTCAATCAAAGGCAGAGAATGCACGCAACTTGTCACAGTGTGATTCAATGCTTATCGGTGATACTGCAGCTGCCAATACCTATCCTTATATTCAG GTGAAGAATCCCACAGCTCGTGTTGAACATGAAGCCAGCACTTCCAAAATTGGCGAAGATCAGCTGTTTTACTTTCAGCAGAGGGGAATTGACTATGAAAAGGCCATGGCTGCCATGATTTCTGGGTTCTGTCAGGATGTATTCAATGAGCTTCCTGATGAATTTGGTGCTGAGGTGAACCAGCTGATGAGCCTGAAGCTTGAAGGATCAGTGGGTTAA
- the LOC8284213 gene encoding uncharacterized protein LOC8284213: MSTAVMMKKSYGYSKLDKEDPEEIIHRRAQFLIYKALKQADSRRKPSFSRIRMCRLKVKIGRKLKRLRKSMLLSISAARIRIYKQIVNQLKRLFSSGDAIATLPTLLALP, from the coding sequence atGAGTACTGCCGTGATGATGAAGAAATCATATGGCTACTCCAAGTTGGATAAAGAAGACCCAGAAGAGATAATTCATAGAAGAGCTCAGTTTTTGATCTACAAAGCTCTTAAACAAGCAGATTCAAGAAGAAAACCATCTTTCTCGAGGATCAGAATGTGCAGGTTAAAGGTCAAGATTGGAAGGAAATTAAAGAGGCTGAGAAAGAGTATGCTGCTGAGCATTTCTGCTGCCAGAATTAGAATCTATAAGCAGATTGTCAATCAATTGAAACGCCTGTTTAGCAGTGGAGATGCCATTGCCACTCTTCCTACCCTGCTAGCTTTACCTTGA